The Pseudomonas aeruginosa genome includes the window ACAGGTCGACGCCGTTATCGCGGGCGCCGATCGGCGTGACTTCCAGCGCGCCCTCGGCCAGCCAGTGCAGGCGGGTGCCGTCGGCGGTGAGCTGGATCTTCTCGGTCGGCTCGCGGCCGGCCAGGGTCAAGTCGAGCAGTTTGCCGAGGGCGAGCATGGGATGTCCTCAGTCAGTGGGTGTGGTCGCAGCCGCAGTCGGGGCCGTGCTCGTGGTCGTCGCCCTCTTCGATCGGCTCCATCTCCAGTTGCAGGCTGACCAGGTTGGTCGCCATCGGCCGCAGCAGCAGGTTGGTGTATTCGGTATCGCCGTCTTCGACGTCGACGCCGATCAGCAACTGGCCGTTGCCGGCTTGCTGGACCCACACTTCCTTGCCCTGCCAGACCACGGCGAAACGGGTGCAGGAAGTTTCCAGCTGGGTGCCGTCGGTATCTTCGAGGATCAGTTGCAGGCTATCGGACATGGTGGCGAGGCTCTCAATCGAGTTGGAAGGAATAAACCGAGCCCAGTTTAAGGATCTGCGTCAGTTCATCCAATGCCGTCCGGCACTCCAGCAGCAGTTGGGGGTCGGCCAGGTCGGTCTCGCTCAGGCGGTCGCGGTAGTGCCGGTCGACCCAGGCTACCAGCGTGTCGTACAGGCCGGCGCTCATGATCACCCCCGGATTCACCGCCGCCAGCTCCCGTTCCTGCAGCGCCACGCGCAAGCGCAGGCAAGCCGGACCGCCGCCGTTCTGCATGCTCTGCTTGAGGTCGAAGACCTTCACTTCGCGGATCGGACCGTCGTCGCCGGTGAGCTGGTCCAGGTAGTTCCAGACCCGCGGGTTGTTCCGACACTCCTCCGGTACCACCAGCAGCATCGAACCGTCGGCCTTCGACAGCAGTTGGCTGTTGAACAGGTAGGACTTCACCGCGTCCTCCACCGCGACCTGGTCGCGCGGCACGCAGATGGCGCGGAAGCGGCCGCCGCGGCGGCCCAGCTTGTCGTGCAGTTCGGCAAGGACCTTCTCGGTATCGAGGAAGGCGTCCTCGTGATGGAACAGCACCTCGCCATTGCCCACCGAGATCACATCGTTGTGGAACACGCCCTGGTCGATCACCGCCGGGTTCTGTTGAGCGTAGACCACTCCGGCCTCGCTCAGCCCGTGCAGACGCGCGACGGCCTGGCAGGCTTCCAGGGTCTGGCGCGCCGGATAGCGTTGCGGCGCCGGGAAGCGACTGTCGAAGGCGCTGCGACCGAAGACGAAGAACTCCACGCCGGCATCGCCATAGTCCTTGCAGAAGCGCGTGTGGTTGGCCGCGCCTTCGTCGCCGAACTGGCTCACTGCCGGCAGCGCCGCGTGATGGGCGAAATGCCGCTCGTCGTTGAACATCGCCGCCAGCACGCGGCTGGTGGTGGGATGCTCGATGGATCGGTGGAACTTGCAGTTCAGGTTGGCCGCGGTGAAATGCACGCGGCCATCGGCGGTGTCGGCACTCGGGCTGACCGTGGCGGCATTGGCGGTCCACATGCTCGACGCCGAGCTGCAGGCGGCGAGGAGAGGCATCGCTTCCTTCGCCGCGCGGCGGATCACCTCCTCGTCGCTGCCGGAGAAGCCCAGGCTACGCAGCGCAGCGGTATCCGGGCGGGCTTGCGGAGCGAGTACCCCCTGCTTGAAACCCATCTCCATCAGCGCCTTCATCTTCGCCAGGCCCTGCTTCGCCGCTTCCTTCGGGTTGGACACCGCCTGGCTGTTGCTTTGCGAAGCGACATTGCCGTAGGACAGGCCGCCGTAGTTGTGGGTCGGGCCGACCAGGCCGTCGAAATTCACTTCATGGGCATTCATAGGCTGATCCCGGGAGTCAGGGTGGCAGGAAGGGACACGCTGGGGCTTTCCAGCGAGGCGACCGGATAGGCGCAGTAATCGGCGGCGTAGTAGGCGCTCGGCCGGTGGTTGCCGGACGCGCCGATACCGCCGAACGGCGCGCTGCTGGCGGCGCCGGTGAGCTGCTTGTTCCAGTTGACGATGCCGGCGCGGCTTTCCACGAGGAACTGCTCGAAACGCTCGCGGGAATCCGACAGCAACCCGGCGGCCAGGCCGTACTGGGTGGCGTTGGCTTCACGGATCGCCGCAGCGAAATCGGAGTAGCGGATCACTTGCAACAGCGGCCCGAAGAACTCTTCGTCCGGTCGCTCGGCCACCGCGCTGACGTCGAGGATGCCCGGGGTCAGCAGGGCGGCGCCGTCGATCGGCTGGGTCATCGCCAGCAGCGGCTGTGCGCCCTTGCCGATCAAATGCTCCTGGGCCTTGAGCAGGTGCTCGGCGGCGCTCAGCGAAATCACCGCGCCCATGAACGGCGCCGGCTGTTCGTCGAAGCGACCGACCCGCAGGGTAGCGCTGACCGCCACCAGGCGCGCCAGCAGTGCGTCGCCCCAGGCGCCCTGCGGCACCAGCAGGCGGCGGGCGCAGGTGCAACGCTGGCCGGCGGAGATGAAGGCGGACTGGATGATGGTGTAGACGGCGGCGTCGAGGTCGGCGACCTCCTCCACCACCAGCGGGTTGTTGCCGCCCATCTCCAGCGCCAGGATTTTCTGCGGCTGGCCGCCAAACTGGCTGTGCAGCAGGTTGCCGGTGCGACTGGACCCGGTGAAGAACAGACCGTCGAGCCCACGGTGGGCGGCCAGCGCGACGCCGGTTTCGCGACCGCCCTGGACCAGGTTGAGCACGCCGGCCGGCAGGCCGGCCTGGATCCAGGCCTTGAGCGTCAGCTCGGCGACCTTCGGGGTCAGCTCGCTGGGCTTGAACACCACGCAGTTACCGGCCAGCAGCGCCGGGACGATATGCCCGTTGGGCAGGTGGCCGGGGAAATTGTAGGGACCGAATACCGCCACCACGCCATGCGGCTTGTGCCGTAGCACGGCGGTAGCGTCGGCCAGCGGACCGGATTTCTCGCCGGTGCGCTCGCGGAACGCCTGCACCGAGATCGCCACCTTGCTGACCATGCTGGTCACTTCGGTGGCCGACTCCCACAGCGGCTTGCCGGTTTCCTCACCGATCACTCGGGCCAGCTCGTCGGCGCGGGACTTGAGGGTCGCAGCGAAGCGCTCGAGCAACTCGATGCGCTGCTCCAGCGGGCGCCGCGCCCAGGCCGGGAAGGCCTCGCGGGCGGCGCGCACGGCAGCGTCGACCTGGGTGGCGTCAGCGCCGCGCCCGGACCAGACCACGCCCTGGCCAACCGGGTCGAGGGACTCCAGGGTCTCGCCCTGGCCCGCCAGCCACTGGCCGGCAATGTAATGGGTACTCATCATCGACTCCTCGGGCGCCCTCGCCGGGACGCCTCCATCAGGCTTTCAACCGCGCTTCTGCGCCGACAGCGGCACCGCGCGTACCGAGGCGCCGGCCGACAGGCGCAGGCGCTTGGCAGTCAGCGGATCGACCACCAGGGTGCCGGCGGCGGCCCGCGCCGGCGCGGCGGTGATGCGACAGTCTTCGCGCTTGCGGTTGTGGATCAGGTAGGGCTCGGCGTCGTCGCCGGGAGTGCCCACCGCCAGCACCAGGTTCTGGCTCTCGGCGATGGCGCGGATCTTGTCGGTCTCGGCCTCGATCGCCGGGCCGGCGTCGAAGATGTCGACGTAGCCCTGGTAGCTGAAGCCCTCGGCCTTGAGCATGGCCAGCGCCGGCTCGGTGTTCGGATGGACGCGGCCGATCACCCCGCGCGCCTCCTCGGAGAGGAAGCAGGTATAGAGCGGGAACTTCGGCATCAGCTCGGCGATGAAGGCCTTGTTGCCGACCCCGGTGAGGTAGTCGGCCTGGGAGAATTCCATCTTGAAGAAGTGCCGGCCGAGGCTTTCCCAGAATGGCGAACGCCCCTCCTCGTCGGACATGCCGCGCATCTCGGCGATCAGCTTGTCGCCGAACAGGTGGCGGAATTCGGCGATGAACAGGAAGCGCGCGCGCGACAGCAGCTTGCCGTTGAGGCCGCTGCGGTGGTCGGCGTGGAGGAACAGCGAGCACAGCTCGGAATTGCCGGTCAGGTCGTTGGCCAGGAACAGCGTGGGGATCTCGCGATGGATGTTGAGTTCCTGCGAGGCGCTCACGGTGAGGCCGACCCGGTAGTTGTACCAGGGTTCGCGAAGCCCCACCGCTCCGGCGATGGCGGAGATGCCGACGACCTTGCCGGCGTCGTCCTCGAGGACGAACAGGTAGTCGGCGTCGCCGCGTTCGGCCTCGCCGCGGAAGGCCTTCTCGGCCCAGCTGACGCGATGCTGCAGGCGCTGCTCGTTGGCCGGCAGGGTGGTCAGGCCGGTGCCGGTGCTGCGCGCCAGCTCGATCAGGGCCGGCAGGTCGGCGCTGGTAACAGGACGTACGATCATGACTGGCTCCTTCAGACCGCTACCAGGCGCACGCTGGCGCCTTCGCCGACGCCCAGGGCCTCGGCGGCTTCAACACTCAGGGCCACCGGCTTGCCGGGCGCCCAGTCCAGGTCCAGCACGACCGCGCGGAAGTCCTGCAACTGGCCGTTGGTGACCAGGTATGGACGCCCGCTCTTCGGCGCCTCGCCGATCTTCACCGGAACCACCCGGCTCTGGGCGATCGAGCGAATCCCCGAGGTACGCGCGTGCAGGGTCGGGCCGCCATCGAAGATGTCGATGTAGTTGTCGGTCTCGAAGCCTTCGCGCATCAGGATATCGAAGGTGATCTGCGCTCGCGGGTGGACCTGGCCCATGGACTCCTGGGCGGCATCCGGCAACAGTGGCACATAGATCGGATAGTGCGGCATCAGTTCGGCGAGGAAGGTGCGGCTCTTCAGCCCGGAGAGCTTTTCCGCCTCGATGTAGTTCAGGTCGAAGAAGTTGCGCCCGACCGCGTTCCAGAACGGCGATTCGCCCTGCTCGTCGCTGTAGCCGACGATCTCCACCACCACCGCGTCGGCGAAGCGCTCCGGATGGCTGGCCATGAACAGCAGGCGACCGCGCGAGTTGAGTTCGGCGTAGACGCTCTGCACCAGGTCGCGCTGTACGTAGAAACTGGTCAGCAGACTGTTGCCGGTAAGGTCGTGGCACAGCGAGAGGACATGGATCTTGTTGTGGATCGACAGCGAGCGCGAGGCGTGCACGAAGGTTTCGTTGCGGAAGCTGTAGAACGGTTCCGAGAACCCGGCCGAGGCGACGATCGCCGAGCAGCCGACCAGCTCGCCGCTGGCGCTGTCCTCGAGGACGAAGAAATAGCTTTCCTCGCCGTTGTAGCTCACCTCCGCGGCGAACGAGGCCTCGGAAGCGAGGATCTTGTCGCGCAGGCGTTCGGCGTCATCCGGCAAGGACGTGACGCCTACCGGGCTGTCCGCCGCCAGACGCTGCACCTGTGGCAGGTCGGCCGCTTGGGCGGGGCGCATCACCAACATGGCGTCACTCCTTTCTCAGACAACGATGATTGCCGCATCCATGCGCGGGACCGCGGCACCTTCCTGTGCCACGGTTTCGAACGTCCAGCAGGGAAGATCCCGCGCCACGCACGGCGGCACGGTTCCCGGCTCCGGCGCGGGCCGCTCCGGGATGTCGCATCGGGTGCCCCGGCCTGCGCCGGGGCCCCGTGGGTTCGCTCAGCCGCGGACCAGCTTGGCCACGGCGCGCTCGAAGCGCTCCAGGCCTTCGTCGATCTCGGCGTCGTCGATCACCAGGCTCGGCGCGAAGCGCACCACGTCCGGGCTGGCCTGGAGCACCATGACCGCCTCTTTCTCGGCGGCGTTGAGCACATCCCTGGCCTTGCCCTTCCACTCGTCGGTCAGCGCCGCACCGATCAGCAGGCCCATGCCGCGGATCTCGTCGAAGATGCCGTACTCCTGGCCGATCTTCTGCAGGCGGGACTTGAAGCGCTCATGCTTGGCCTTCACGCCATCCAGCACTTCCGGGGTATTGATCACGTCCAGCGCCGCCTCGGCCACCGCCGAGGCCAGCGGGTTGCCGCCGTAGGTGGTGCCGTGGGTGCCGACCGAAAGGTGCTTGGCGATCTCGCCGGTGGTCAGCATCGCACCGATAGGGAAGCCGCCGCCCAGGCTCTTGGCACTGGAGAGGATGTCCGGGACCACGCCGTAGTGCATGTAGGCGAACAGCTCGCCGACCCGGCCCATGCCGCTCTGGACCTCGTCGAAGACCAGCAGCGCGTTGTGCTCGTCGCACAGCTTGCGCGCCCCTTCCAGGTAGGCCTGCTGCGCCGGCAGCACGCCGCCCTCGCCCTGGATCGGTTCCAGCACCACGGCGCAGGTCTTGTCGGAGATCGCCGCCTTCAGCGCTTCCAGGTCGTTGTAGGGAACGTGGGTGATACCCTCGAACTTGGGCCCGAAGCCATCGGAATACTTGGGCTGGCCGCCGACGTTGACGGTGAACAGGGTGCGCCCGTGGAAGCTGTTGCTGGCGGCGATGATCTCGTACTTCTGCGGGCCGTAGACATCGTTGGCGTAGCGGCGAGCCAGCTTGAAGGCCGCCTCGTTGGCCTCGGCGCCGGAGTTGGCGAGGAACACCCGCTCGGCGAAGGTGGCGTCCACCAGCTTGCGCGCCAGGCGCAGGGCCGGCTCGTTGGTGAAGACGTTGGAAACGTGCCAGATGCGCTGGGCCTGCTCGGTGAGCGCCTTGACCAGCGCCGGATGCGCGTGGCCCAGGGAGGTCACGGCGATGCCGCCGGCGAAATCGATCAGTTCGCGGCCGCTCTGGTCCCAGACGCGCGATCCCTCGCCTCGCACCGGGATGAAGGCGGCGGGGGCGTAGTTGGGGACCATATACCGGTCGAAATCGGCACGTTCTACCTGCGCATGGGGAGCGGACATCGGTGTTTCTCCTGCCTGAAGGCGGCTATCGATGAAAGGATTGTAGGGATTGGGACCGGGCCGGCATTGCCGCCATGCGACAACTTGTTATAGCGCCAACCCGGGAATTTCCGCGGCTTTCGGAAATGCGACAGAAAGCATCGGGAAGGCGCAGTGTAAACGCGCGATGCACTCGGGTGCATACTTCTTCTACGCCGCCCCGCGGGCGGGAACAGCAGGGAAACAAGCCATGCCCATCGAGGGAATCGACTACCGTCTCGTCTTCGCCTCCGACGTCAATCCGCGCGACGGCCTCGGCCTGGAGTGCTGGCGCGGCGAACAGCCGCTGTTCGAGGTCTTTCGCGACGACGCCGGCCGGCGTTTCGTGGTCAACCTGTTCGCCAGCGACGTTCCGCTGGAACTGCTGGAGGCGATCATTCCGACGGCCCGTCGCGAACTCGGCGACTTCCCGAGGCGATCCGCCTCCCGGGGCGTCGCAAAGCCCGGCTGAAACCGCCGCGCCGTTGGCGATCAGCCGCGTTCGACGGGAGTGAAGGTCGTCTCGAAGGCGCTGCCGCCGCGCCGCTGGTTGCGGTCCTCGCGCGGAGTGACGCCGAAGAAGTTGCGGTAGGCGCTGGAGAAATGCGGCCCGGAAGAGAAACCGCAGGACAGGCCGATCTGGATGATCGACTTGCTGGTCTGCATCAGCATCTGCCGCGCGCGGTTCAGGCGCAGCTCCAGGTAGTACTGGCTGGGTACGCGGTTCAGGTATTGCTTGAAGATCCGTTCCAACTGGCGCCGCGAAACACACACATGCTGGGCGATCTCGTCGGTGGTCAGTGGCTCCTCGATATTGGCTTCCATCAGCAGTACCGCCTGGGTCAGCTTCGGATGGCTGGAGCCGAGGCGATTCTTCAGCGGGATGCGCTGGCGCTCGTTGCCTTCGCGAATGCGCTCCACCACCAGCTCTTCCGAGACCGCGCCGGCCAGTTCAGCGCCATGGTCGCGGGACAGCAGCGCCAGCAGCAGGTCGAGTACCGCCATGCCGCCGCAGGCGGTCATGCGGTCGCGATCCCACTCGAACAGGTGGTTGGTGGCGATGACCTTGGGGAAGCGCTCGGTGAAGTCATCGTGCCAACGCCAGTGCACCGCGGCGCGATAACCGTCGAGCAGGCCGAGCTGGGCCAGCGGGTAGATGCCGGCGGACAGCGCGCCGATCGCCGCTCCCGAACGCGCCAGTTGCTTGAGCGCCAGGCCCAGCGCTGGCGACACCGCCGCCGGCGCCTCGTCGGCGACCAGGAACAGCCGCGAGCATTGCTCCAGCCTGCCGTTCCAGGCCGTTCCCGGCAGGCGCCAGCCCTCCTCTTCGGCCGGCGCTTCGGCGAGCAGGAACAGCGGCTCGTAGAGCGCCTCGGGGTGCAACCGCCGGGCCGCCCGCAGGGCTTCCTCGGCAAGCGATAGCGTCAGCGCGCGGGTGGCGGGCCAGAGGAGGAAACCGATGCGTTGGGGTTGGGCAGTCATGGGAGCAGCTTAGCCGGCCTCTGCGATGAATGTTACTTGAGGCTGCCGGAGAGGAACTGCTTGAGGCGGTCCGACTGCGGGTTGGCGAGGACTTCCTTCGGGCAGCCGTGTTCCTCGACCAGGCCCTTGTGCAGGAACACCAACTGGTTCGACACCTCGCGGGCGAAACCCATCTCGTGGGTCACCACCACCATGGTGCGGCCTTCCTGGGCCAGGTCCTGCATGACCTTCAGCACTTCGCCCACCAGCTCGGGGTCGAGCGCCGAGGTCGGCTCGTCGAACAGCATCACTTCCGGCTCCACCGCCAGCGCCCGGGCGATCGCCACGCGCTGCTGCTCGCCGCCGCTCATGTGCGCCGGGTAGGCGTCCTTGCGGTGCGCCACGCCGACCTTGGCCAGGTAGTGCTCGGCCTTCTCGATGGCTTCCTTCTTCGACACGCCGAGCACATGCACGGGCGCCTCGATGACGTTCTCCAGAGCGCTCATGTGCGACCACAGGTTGAAATGCTGGAACACCATCGACAGGCGCGAGCGCATACGCTGCAACTGGCGAGAGTCGGCGGCCTTCAGCGCGCCGTCGCGGCCGGGCACCAGCTTCAGCTCCTCGCCGTTGAGCAGGATCTTGCCGGCGTGCGGCTGTTCCAGCAGGTTGATGCAGCGCAGGAAGGTGCTCTTGCCGGAACCGCTCGAGCCGATGATGCTGATCACGTCGCCCGCTTTCGCCGCCAGCGAGACGCCCTTGAGCACCTCGTGGCTACCGTAGCGCTTGTGCAGGTCTTGGACTTCCAGTTTGTACATGTGTGTGTTCTCGGCTAATCAGTCGCTGAGCAAGCGTCCCTGACGGATCGGTTGACGACCGGCCACCTTGGCCAGCCAGAGTCCCGGCTGCGCGTAGCGCATCCGTTCGATGGCGAAAAGCACGCCGGAAACCCCGGCGCACACGGTGCTGGCACGGTCGGCCAGGGGATCGATGACCTGGAACAGCGGTTCGCCCGCCTCCACCCATTCGCCCGGCCGGCGCAGGAAACTCACCACGCCGGTATGCGGCGCGTGGACGTATTCGGTGCCTTCGAAGGGCAAGCCTTCGCAGCAGGCTTCGGGCGCCGCCGGCCATTCGCCCTCGACGAAGCCCTGCTCGGCGAGGAAGGCCAGGATCGCCGCGGCGTTG containing:
- the aotP gene encoding arginine/ornithine transport ATP-binding protein AotP translates to MYKLEVQDLHKRYGSHEVLKGVSLAAKAGDVISIIGSSGSGKSTFLRCINLLEQPHAGKILLNGEELKLVPGRDGALKAADSRQLQRMRSRLSMVFQHFNLWSHMSALENVIEAPVHVLGVSKKEAIEKAEHYLAKVGVAHRKDAYPAHMSGGEQQRVAIARALAVEPEVMLFDEPTSALDPELVGEVLKVMQDLAQEGRTMVVVTHEMGFAREVSNQLVFLHKGLVEEHGCPKEVLANPQSDRLKQFLSGSLK
- the argR gene encoding transcriptional regulator ArgR; translated protein: MTAQPQRIGFLLWPATRALTLSLAEEALRAARRLHPEALYEPLFLLAEAPAEEEGWRLPGTAWNGRLEQCSRLFLVADEAPAAVSPALGLALKQLARSGAAIGALSAGIYPLAQLGLLDGYRAAVHWRWHDDFTERFPKVIATNHLFEWDRDRMTACGGMAVLDLLLALLSRDHGAELAGAVSEELVVERIREGNERQRIPLKNRLGSSHPKLTQAVLLMEANIEEPLTTDEIAQHVCVSRRQLERIFKQYLNRVPSQYYLELRLNRARQMLMQTSKSIIQIGLSCGFSSGPHFSSAYRNFFGVTPREDRNQRRGGSAFETTFTPVERG
- the aruF gene encoding arginine/ornithine succinyltransferase subunit alpha; protein product: MLVMRPAQAADLPQVQRLAADSPVGVTSLPDDAERLRDKILASEASFAAEVSYNGEESYFFVLEDSASGELVGCSAIVASAGFSEPFYSFRNETFVHASRSLSIHNKIHVLSLCHDLTGNSLLTSFYVQRDLVQSVYAELNSRGRLLFMASHPERFADAVVVEIVGYSDEQGESPFWNAVGRNFFDLNYIEAEKLSGLKSRTFLAELMPHYPIYVPLLPDAAQESMGQVHPRAQITFDILMREGFETDNYIDIFDGGPTLHARTSGIRSIAQSRVVPVKIGEAPKSGRPYLVTNGQLQDFRAVVLDLDWAPGKPVALSVEAAEALGVGEGASVRLVAV
- the astD gene encoding succinylglutamate-semialdehyde dehydrogenase, yielding MMSTHYIAGQWLAGQGETLESLDPVGQGVVWSGRGADATQVDAAVRAAREAFPAWARRPLEQRIELLERFAATLKSRADELARVIGEETGKPLWESATEVTSMVSKVAISVQAFRERTGEKSGPLADATAVLRHKPHGVVAVFGPYNFPGHLPNGHIVPALLAGNCVVFKPSELTPKVAELTLKAWIQAGLPAGVLNLVQGGRETGVALAAHRGLDGLFFTGSSRTGNLLHSQFGGQPQKILALEMGGNNPLVVEEVADLDAAVYTIIQSAFISAGQRCTCARRLLVPQGAWGDALLARLVAVSATLRVGRFDEQPAPFMGAVISLSAAEHLLKAQEHLIGKGAQPLLAMTQPIDGAALLTPGILDVSAVAERPDEEFFGPLLQVIRYSDFAAAIREANATQYGLAAGLLSDSRERFEQFLVESRAGIVNWNKQLTGAASSAPFGGIGASGNHRPSAYYAADYCAYPVASLESPSVSLPATLTPGISL
- the astA gene encoding arginine N-succinyltransferase; this encodes MIVRPVTSADLPALIELARSTGTGLTTLPANEQRLQHRVSWAEKAFRGEAERGDADYLFVLEDDAGKVVGISAIAGAVGLREPWYNYRVGLTVSASQELNIHREIPTLFLANDLTGNSELCSLFLHADHRSGLNGKLLSRARFLFIAEFRHLFGDKLIAEMRGMSDEEGRSPFWESLGRHFFKMEFSQADYLTGVGNKAFIAELMPKFPLYTCFLSEEARGVIGRVHPNTEPALAMLKAEGFSYQGYVDIFDAGPAIEAETDKIRAIAESQNLVLAVGTPGDDAEPYLIHNRKREDCRITAAPARAAAGTLVVDPLTAKRLRLSAGASVRAVPLSAQKRG
- the astB gene encoding N-succinylarginine dihydrolase, producing MNAHEVNFDGLVGPTHNYGGLSYGNVASQSNSQAVSNPKEAAKQGLAKMKALMEMGFKQGVLAPQARPDTAALRSLGFSGSDEEVIRRAAKEAMPLLAACSSASSMWTANAATVSPSADTADGRVHFTAANLNCKFHRSIEHPTTSRVLAAMFNDERHFAHHAALPAVSQFGDEGAANHTRFCKDYGDAGVEFFVFGRSAFDSRFPAPQRYPARQTLEACQAVARLHGLSEAGVVYAQQNPAVIDQGVFHNDVISVGNGEVLFHHEDAFLDTEKVLAELHDKLGRRGGRFRAICVPRDQVAVEDAVKSYLFNSQLLSKADGSMLLVVPEECRNNPRVWNYLDQLTGDDGPIREVKVFDLKQSMQNGGGPACLRLRVALQERELAAVNPGVIMSAGLYDTLVAWVDRHYRDRLSETDLADPQLLLECRTALDELTQILKLGSVYSFQLD
- the aruC gene encoding bifunctional succinylornithine transaminase/acetylornithine aminotransferase, producing MSAPHAQVERADFDRYMVPNYAPAAFIPVRGEGSRVWDQSGRELIDFAGGIAVTSLGHAHPALVKALTEQAQRIWHVSNVFTNEPALRLARKLVDATFAERVFLANSGAEANEAAFKLARRYANDVYGPQKYEIIAASNSFHGRTLFTVNVGGQPKYSDGFGPKFEGITHVPYNDLEALKAAISDKTCAVVLEPIQGEGGVLPAQQAYLEGARKLCDEHNALLVFDEVQSGMGRVGELFAYMHYGVVPDILSSAKSLGGGFPIGAMLTTGEIAKHLSVGTHGTTYGGNPLASAVAEAALDVINTPEVLDGVKAKHERFKSRLQKIGQEYGIFDEIRGMGLLIGAALTDEWKGKARDVLNAAEKEAVMVLQASPDVVRFAPSLVIDDAEIDEGLERFERAVAKLVRG